The window ATAATAACAGTAAGATTGTGTAAGTGACACCCAAAACATGCATCGATTGCAGTGATACTGGCGTATAGCAGGAGTCCGTATTATGTGTATGCCTACTTGTTGATCAAAACCGTCACTTCCATGCTATGTGATGGAAGTGTGATTTGCATTGCCCTGGCTTACGTGGTAATTAAACTCGCTTCTTTGCATCTCTAAatcttaattgatttattatgcACAGTTGCACGCCCTGGTACCAATGACCATGAGCTCATTTATTCTTTGGGCTTCCCCTTCAGGCTGACAATGTTGCTGAAAAGCAAAGGGTATCAGCGTTTGGGATAGTATCAGGCGTTGCATCATGTGCTTTTGTATGCGGAAATCTATTCACTCGCTTCATCTCTACTTCCTCCACTTTCCAGGTTTCTTTAGTTTCACTTCATTTTTCTCTGTTCAATACATAACTCTAGCTTTATGTTGAGTTCAATCAAACCAGTAATATGAATCTGAATCCTGCGTATAGTTGATTAGTTTATCTCTATTAGTACCATTACTCAATAGTGATTTTTTTATAGAAACTATATATCTAGgttaatattcatatataataagcttatgtttaatatgaaatatgaatATTGGCGAAGGTAAGTAGAACTTGTGATAGAATTTGATTCGTATATGCTTGATGTGTCACGTGTGTACTGAATGAATTGCATTAGGTTTCTGCAGCAGGAACAATAATTGCAGTACTATACATGAGGATCTTCCTGCCAGAATCTGTTGCTGGTACTAGTACTAAGACGGAGAATGAATCTCTTTTGGAAAAAGATTCCTCAGAGGATCTACAAGTCTTCAAAAAGATGTCTTCTTTTCATGATACCATCTCTTTATTAAGGACCAGGTGATTATATTTACTTAGCATATTTCTCAACTTCAGAATTGTGAAAAATCACATATTATTTTGCCTTTCTTGGGTCATTATGTAGTTCCAAAGAAGTTTAAGAATATTTTGATGTTTACTTACCATCAAGTTGCTTGTGATACCTCTTTTGTGGAATGTGATTGTATCATTTCAATTATAAATTgacattttaataattttgtagCCCTACCTTTTTGCAAGCTGCTGCTGTTGCATTCTTTAACACTCTTGGGGATGCTGGGGTTAATGCATCAGTGTTGGTAAATTTATTAGCTAAAGCAAAGGAAATACTGCTTTGGATTTAAATCTATCATGCATTCTCATTCTTTAACCGCACACTTAAAATCTGTATAGCTAACCCGTGTATTCGATTGTGATATTCAGTACTATTTGAAGGCTCAATTCCAGTATAGCAAGAACCAGTTTGCTGATCTGATAGTAATTATTGGGATTGCTGGGACAATATCACAGGTGACCTTAAACGATTCATGTTTCCGATACAGGCTTACATTAGTAATGTAGCAACTTCAAATATAACTCTTCAGCCACTCATCAATCCCACATTACATTTTATTTTGGAATGCATATGAAATCTTGCAGATGGTTTTCATGCCTCTAATTGCTCCTGTTatcaaagaaaaaaatttacttGCAATAGGGCTTTTTTCAGGATTTGTACATGTAAGTTCTTAGTTATTAGCTCTTTTTA of the Daucus carota subsp. sativus chromosome 4, DH1 v3.0, whole genome shotgun sequence genome contains:
- the LOC108219352 gene encoding uncharacterized protein LOC108219352, whose translation is MMEMLTRPLRHLFVTVFLYSFSVFMVVPAMVDVIMSAVCPGKDECSIAIYLTGAQSVIVGLGAIVMVPLIGNLSDTYGRKVILTAPMVLAIFPSVILAYSRSPYYVYAYLLIKTVTSMLCDGSVICIALAYVADNVAEKQRVSAFGIVSGVASCAFVCGNLFTRFISTSSTFQVSAAGTIIAVLYMRIFLPESVAGTSTKTENESLLEKDSSEDLQVFKKMSSFHDTISLLRTSPTFLQAAAVAFFNTLGDAGVNASVLYYLKAQFQYSKNQFADLIVIIGIAGTISQMVFMPLIAPVIKEKNLLAIGLFSGFVHIFLSSIAWSSWVNYASAMVSVLSSIATPCVRSIASKQVGPSEQGKAQGCLTGICSIASVIAPLAFSPLTALFLSESAPFYFPGFSLMCASLLVLVAFILSIMIKEAPLAPNCSADPAEPSV